The following proteins are co-located in the Noviherbaspirillum sp. UKPF54 genome:
- the sufB gene encoding Fe-S cluster assembly protein SufB, translating to MSNATTAIDDVIGSEYRHGFVTDLETDTVPRGLSEDTIRLISARKNEPAFMLEWRLKAFRHWLTMKEPDWAAVHYPKIDYQDIIYYSAPKSLKDRPKSLDEVDPELLRTYEKLGVPLHERERLAGVAVDAVFDSVSVGTTYKDKLAELGIIFCSFSEAVREHPDLVQQYLGSVVPYSDNFFATLNSAVFSDGSFCYIPPGVRCPMELSTYFRINAKDTGQFERTLIIADEGAYVSYLEGCTAPMRDENQLHAAVVELVALDNAKIKYSTVQNWYPGDKNGQGGIYNFVTKRGDCRGANSHISWTQVETGSAITWKYPSCLLRGDNSTGEFYSVALTNNYQQADTGTKMIHLGRNTRSTIISKGISAGHGQNAYRGLVKVMKNADGARNYTQCDSLLLGELCGAHTFPYIEVRNPTASVEHEASTSRIGEDQLFYCRQRGLSAEDAVSMIVNGFCKEVFKELPMEFAVEAQKLLSVSLEGSVG from the coding sequence ATGAGCAACGCGACGACTGCAATCGACGATGTCATCGGTAGCGAATACCGGCACGGCTTCGTCACCGATCTGGAAACCGATACGGTGCCGCGCGGCCTGAGCGAGGACACCATCCGCCTGATCTCGGCGCGCAAGAACGAGCCCGCGTTCATGCTGGAATGGCGTCTGAAGGCGTTCCGCCACTGGCTGACAATGAAGGAGCCGGATTGGGCGGCGGTCCATTATCCGAAGATCGACTACCAGGACATCATCTATTATTCGGCGCCCAAATCGCTCAAGGACCGGCCCAAGAGCCTCGACGAAGTCGACCCGGAGCTGCTGCGCACCTACGAAAAACTCGGCGTGCCGCTGCACGAGCGCGAGCGGCTGGCCGGCGTCGCGGTCGATGCGGTGTTCGACAGCGTATCGGTCGGCACCACCTACAAGGACAAGCTGGCCGAGCTCGGCATCATCTTTTGCTCGTTCTCGGAAGCGGTGCGGGAACACCCGGATCTGGTGCAGCAATACCTCGGCTCGGTGGTGCCGTATTCCGACAACTTCTTCGCCACGCTCAACTCGGCGGTGTTCTCGGACGGCTCGTTCTGCTACATCCCGCCCGGCGTGCGCTGCCCGATGGAGCTGTCCACCTATTTCCGCATCAACGCCAAGGACACCGGCCAGTTCGAGCGCACCCTGATCATTGCCGACGAAGGCGCCTACGTCAGCTATCTCGAAGGCTGCACCGCGCCGATGCGCGACGAAAACCAGCTGCATGCGGCGGTAGTGGAACTGGTGGCACTGGACAACGCGAAGATCAAGTACTCCACCGTGCAGAACTGGTACCCCGGCGACAAGAACGGGCAGGGCGGTATCTACAACTTCGTCACCAAGCGCGGCGACTGCCGCGGCGCGAATTCGCATATTTCATGGACCCAGGTCGAGACCGGCTCGGCCATCACCTGGAAGTATCCGAGCTGCCTGCTACGCGGCGACAACTCGACCGGCGAGTTCTATTCGGTGGCGCTGACCAACAACTACCAGCAAGCCGACACCGGCACCAAGATGATTCACCTCGGGCGCAACACGCGCAGCACCATCATCTCCAAGGGCATCTCGGCCGGGCACGGGCAGAACGCCTATCGCGGGCTGGTGAAGGTGATGAAGAACGCCGACGGCGCGCGCAACTACACCCAGTGCGATTCGCTGCTGCTGGGCGAACTGTGCGGCGCGCATACCTTCCCGTACATCGAGGTCAGGAATCCGACCGCCAGCGTCGAGCACGAGGCGTCGACCTCGCGCATCGGCGAGGACCAGCTGTTCTACTGCCGCCAGCGCGGGCTGTCTGCGGAGGACGCGGTGTCGATGATCGTCAACGGCTTTTGCAAGGAAGTGTTCAAGGAACTGCCGATGGAATTCGCGGTGGAAGCGCAAAAACTGCTGAGCGTGAGCCTGGAAGGCAGCGTCGGCTAA
- a CDS encoding SUF system Fe-S cluster assembly regulator — protein MLRLSKMADYGTVVLTAMIREPERSRSAAEIAATIHVPVPTVSKILKILGRGGLVASLRGAHGGYLLARPAEQITLADIIDAMDGPIGMTECSVTPGLCSQEAACAVRANWQRINRAVLGVLREITLDQMIAPVPQTVDASALSRKRAPATNRTQETTS, from the coding sequence ATGCTAAGACTGAGCAAGATGGCTGACTACGGCACGGTGGTGCTGACCGCGATGATCCGCGAGCCGGAGCGCAGCCGCAGCGCCGCGGAGATCGCCGCCACGATTCATGTGCCGGTGCCTACCGTCAGCAAGATCCTCAAGATCCTGGGGCGCGGCGGCCTGGTGGCCTCGCTGCGCGGCGCGCACGGCGGCTATCTGCTGGCGCGGCCGGCCGAACAGATCACGCTGGCCGACATCATCGATGCCATGGACGGGCCGATCGGCATGACCGAATGCAGTGTCACGCCCGGCTTGTGCAGCCAGGAGGCGGCGTGCGCGGTGCGCGCCAACTGGCAGCGCATCAACCGCGCCGTGCTCGGCGTGCTGCGCGAGATCACGCTCGACCAGATGATCGCGCCGGTGCCGCAGACGGTCGACGCCAGCGCGCTCAGCCGCAAGCGCGCCCCCGCAACGAACAGGACACAGGAAACGACATCATGA